One part of the Amphiura filiformis chromosome 5, Afil_fr2py, whole genome shotgun sequence genome encodes these proteins:
- the LOC140152801 gene encoding probable methylmalonate-semialdehyde/malonate-semialdehyde dehydrogenase [acylating], mitochondrial, which produces MMLRVVSRLPTHVGTAVRQCHHWRSPATTKLFINGEFVESKTTEWIDVHNPATNEVVTRVPKATPDEMQAAVQAAKDAFPAWNDTTILTRQQIMFKFQALIRDNIKDLAKNITLEQGKTHADAEGDVMRGLQVVEHACSITSLQLGETLPGVSKDMDIFTMRVPLGVCAGITPFNFPAMIPLWMFPMAAVCGNTYVMKPSERDPGCSMMLVELAKQAGLPDGVVNIIHGQHDAVNFICDNPDIRAVSFVGSDQAGIYIHERASQAGKRVQCNMGAKNHGVVMPDANKTNTLNQLTGAAFGAAGQRCMAISTAVMVGESHEWIPELVERAKQLKVNAGDQPGADLGPLISPASKDRVCELIQSGKDEGADLLLDGRDVQVPGYEKGNFVGPTIISNVEPHMKCYTEEIFGPVLIIVKVDTLDEAINLINNNPYGNGTAIFTTNGATARKYTEKIDVGQVGVNVPIPVPLPMFSFTGSRGSFRGDMNFYGKQGINFYTQTKTVTQQWKEEDASHSRAAVTMPVMK; this is translated from the exons CATGTTGGTACAGCTGTGAGGCAATGTCACCACTGGAGATCACCA GCAACAACCAAACTATTCATCAATGGAGAGTTTGTGGAATCCAAAACTACAGAATGGATTGATGTCCATAATCCA GCCACAAATGAAGTTGTTACTAGGGTACCCAAAGCCACACCAGATGAGATGCAAGCAGCAGTGCAGGCAGCTAAAGATGCATTCCCAGCATGGAATGACACAACCATCTTAACTAGGCAACAGATTATGTTCAAATTTCAGGCACTTATCAGAGACAATATT AAAGATCTTGCCAAGAATATCACATTAGAACAGGGCAAGACTCATGCAGATGCAGAGGGAGATGTGATGAGAGGATTGC AGGTTGTTGAGCATGCATGCAGTATCACATCGTTACAGCTAGGTGAGACATTACCTGGAGTATCCAAAGACATGGACATCTTCACAATGAGAGTCCCATTGGGTGTGTGTGCTGGTATTACACC ATTTAACTTTCCTGCCATGATCCCCTTGTGG ATGTTCCCCATGGCAGCTGTATGCGGTAACACATATGTGATGAAACCATCAGAACGTGATCCCGGTTGTTCTATGATGCTTGTGGAGCTTGCTAAACAGGCAGGCTTACCAGACGGTGTTGTTAATATAATCCATGGCCAGCATGATG CTGTAAACTTCATCTGTGACAACCCAGATATCAGGGCAGTATCGTTTGTTGGGTCTGATCAAGCTGGTATATATATTCATGAGAGAGCGAGTCAGGCTGGCAAGAGAGTCCAATGTAACATGGGTGCCAAGAACCATGGTGTCGTCATGCCAGATGCCAACAAGACTAACACACTGAATCAG TTAACAGGTGCCGCATTTGGAGCTGCTGGTCAGAGGTGCATGGCCATATCTACTGCTGTGATGGTAGGAGAATCACATGAATGGATCCCAGAATTAGTGGAGAGAGCCAAGCAACTAAAAGTTAATGCTG GAGATCAACCAGGAGCAGATCTGGGACCACTTATCTCCCCTGCATCCAAGGATCGCGTTTGTGAACTCATCCAGTCTGGTAAAGATGAGGGCGCTGATTTATTACTAGACGGACGTGATGTCCAAGTACCTGGCTACGAGAAAGGAAACTTTGTTGGGCCTACCATTATCTCTAATGTTGAG CCTCACATGAAATGCTACACAGAAGAAATCTTTGGGCCAGTTCTTATCATTGTAAAAGTGGATACATTGGATGAAGCCATCAATCTAATCAACAACAACCCATATGGCAATGGTACCGCTATCTTCACAACAAATGGTGCCACCGCACGCAAATACACAGAAAAGATTGATGTTGGGCAG gttGGTGTTAATGTGCCCATCCCAGTTCCACTGCCAATGTTCTCCTTCACTGGTTCTCGTGGATCCTTCCGTGGTGACATGAACTTCTATGGTAAACAGGGCATCAATTTTTACACTCAAACCAAAACGGTCACCCAGCAGTGGAAGGAAGAAGATGCATCACACTCCCGAGCTGCTGTCACCATGCCAGTCATGAAATAA